A DNA window from Ranitomeya imitator isolate aRanImi1 chromosome 2, aRanImi1.pri, whole genome shotgun sequence contains the following coding sequences:
- the LOC138667137 gene encoding uncharacterized protein yields the protein MMTFSGTSAIFVLGLSVFITVSPVRGQPAPSFSLINAINDLLNALSNLSNQLRPLMNSTIATPVTTSTTSPSSTVSTTTTPVTKTATSLTTIITSASTIKTSSSGPGTTNNLLSTTKVFLPLSSSSQPVTASTNTSSSSTPTSRPTNTSFQTSTSNPATSSTPTTSKILSAITSGSTTKTATNGQSSTGSSTTTVSTSTSTTKPNGNSGISALPEVSVLVLSVAWIFMAVF from the exons ATGATGACTTTTTCTGGTACCAGCGCCATTTTCGTCCTGGGCTTGAGTGTATTCATTACTG tTTCACCAGTTAGAGGCCAGCCAGCCCCATCTTTCTCCCTTATTAATGCCATCAATGACTTACTTAATGCTTTATCAAATTTGAGCAATCAACTCCGTCCACTTATGAACAGCACGATAGCGACTCCAGTCACTACTTCGACTACTTCTCCATCTTCTACAGTCAGTACTACAACAACTCCAGTCACCAAAACCGCAACATCTTTGACTACTATAATAACCTCAGCCTCAACCATTAAAACATCTTCATCCGGACCCGGAACCACTAATAATCTTCTATCAACAACCAAAGTTTTCCTCCCTCTCTCGTCATCCAGTCAACCAGTAACAGCATCTACTAACACGTCAAGTAGTTCAACTCCAACCAGTAGACCAACTAATACAAGTTTCCAAACATCCACTAGTAATCCTGCCACTTCATCTACTCCTACAACCAGCAAGATACTTTCTGCAATCACCAGTGGAAGTACCACAAAGACGGCAACCAATGGACAATCCAGTACAGGTTCCAGTACGACCACGGTATCAACCAGTACATCTACTACTAAGCCAAATG GTAATTCCGGCATTTCTGCGCTACCTGAAGTCTCCGTGCTCGTCTTGTCCGTTGCATGGATCTTCATGGCAGTCTTCTGA